Within Lytechinus pictus isolate F3 Inbred chromosome 7, Lp3.0, whole genome shotgun sequence, the genomic segment agggccatgcagCCAATCAACAAGGTTTCTCTTGTAGGTTCACGAATTCAGCATTCATGAAGTTCTCCCTGGAACTTGGAACATGGTTTTTGgtgcaaaattattttccagCATGCTCTATTATGAAAATTAAGGTATAAATAATCGTTTACCAATTATCgtataaaatgcaaaaaaatacaagaaattaattttgagacaattattttgaaaaaaaaaagagctataATATGCATATAATCACAACACCTTACCGTTTCTAAAAGTACAAAAGGGCATTTTTCATTAATGTTTCtaattcatttacaaaataataattcattttctttataacCTGCAGGAATCATTGACAACGTTGGCTACTTGAAAGAGATTGGGGTGAATGCGGTCTTGCTTTCTTCCATCTATAAATCAGGAGGCTGGGACAATGGAGAGGATATCGTGGATTTCACCATGGTCGATGAGCAACTCGGAAGCATCGACGTGTTCGAGAACCTGGTCCAAGAACTGCATGATAATGGTATATTTCTAAATCTTAACAATGATGAGAAATTTTCTTGCGTCTCGAAGTGCTCTACCGATATATCTTACGGATGTTTTTAGTTATAAAGTGACGTGTTTTTAATAGTGATTATTTATGATTTCTCAATACTTTGATATAATGTTTATAGACAACTACAATAGAATTGTTGAATCATTTTATTTGCCTGCTTTAACAGATATCAAGCTAATCTTGGATTTTATTCCGAACCATTCGAGCGTCGAACATGACTTCTTCAAGAAGAGCGAGAAAGTTGTTTCTGGAGATTCCGAAGTGGATACAGATTTCCAGAATTACTACACATGGGCCGATGGCCGACAGGGCGATCTTCCTAGTAACTGGGtaagcttaattttttttttcatcagtccAATACGGCAGTAATAACGGCAATGtcacaaaatacaaaaagatgCGAAATAGCGTTCAAATTTCTGCCTTATAACATCGAGGATGAACAGGTGGTCATATTGGGTAATAGTTGCCTTAATATTGTTCAAATCATGGGTTGTCGCTACACTTCTTTATGACTTAGGGGCTAAACCCGGGGGCTAAAAGAGATAATCAGAATATATctctcataattatgttatggaCCCCTGTTCTGTGTGTGATCAAACTGTTCTGGCAACGAGATTGAATATCGCCATCTCATGGTAAGATTGTGAAAGGTGGCGCCAAGTTACAACACCACTGATCCCGGGCGCgatattatttttcccaccgagttctggaccaacatatgaatatttatgacttgcgtcttcggattgagagtacgcatgcgcgtggacttagtctcgaccagtgccgatcgtaagcattccacgttgctcagaatgaattagcatcgtcaaattaccggtacccttacatagttacataggtcttataggcttagatctatatatatatatatatatatatcaaattcttaaacacttaataaactagctgccattaatggcaagacatgtgctagggtagggctagctcctagcttaggctagcgcattaactttacctcaaatcttgacctgtctaattaatgcctagaactaatcagtgttgtagtgccttgatgctcggccttggccttaaggcgccttaatgcctagctactttttcaaagccttggccttgaggattttgagccttaaaattttaaggcattttcaaggcattttgtattttgtactttcatttgttttaaataagtaattataaatgtttcaattgttttttttatatatatttaataacattataatggtcaatactaccaatcaccagtaacagtagcagcagcagtagtaagtgtactagcagtgtcatcaattgtaattgtcaccattatcaagaaattcaaacaaagaatacatcagttatgaaaaatagcattatgtattggtaatgtgttgtaatcatatgatgataatgacagtaaataataatggtcatgatcaagataatagtgctttgatgacaagaataatgtttacatctgactgcaattttgacaacaattttcatactttaaacatagctaactctaaagaacgataacaaggttgatttctattccattaggattttccttgtattattttctttggccaacaagaatgttttaagtcttaatgatattctgaaaagatttggtaaacttgaacacagtctccaattttgtcatatccaaatgggttatgtcaatggcatgatgagccagaaactttgaggggccaagcatggcatatatagagcaaaatttctgtcaaaaaaaagaagaaagcgattgaagcgagcgagtgaacaaaatttgtccccctctttctataagaaaagctaattttgcaatagattgtttaaaaaataatatcacatttactccatcttttcatttcccttcccccccccccttgtctaagtttattcttggtggtgggacttcttcttctctctatctctcttctaaattttatatttgttttgggtcagattgacaaaacaaaggggaaaaaatgtttacttctttttaatcatatatcgttcaacattgaatctcatttctctacagtttcaaggaaataagcaacgtatttgtttttgtgtcaatatggtttcaagaaataataattaacaaaaaataatttaataattatcaatattatcaataagtattaataattaatgattaattaactgtttgataaaagtggttgtaaggagagaaaaaatatgaaaactgacaagagtcctaaaaatgactcattttcagtttaagcatttgaaaattttagcttgcgctttgtgctctcttgcccccccccccccccaaaaaaaaaaaatccctgtaggattttttttccaaatgaaatatgccctttttaaaaaagaaataccttctttaataataaaacataatacattttaggttcgaaaatcacagattttgaatcgtgcttgcatcaattattgtttagtacagtactgctaatggttgcaaaaatgtatagaatgttgctttatggttgaaatatcacaaatatttggctcgcttcctgcactcgcatcaattattgtactcgttctcttctcgttcacaaaaaaatgcttatatagaatgtccagttttcaggttggaatatcacaaatttttgacctcgcgctttgcgctcgcattattttttattggtgagttatgtatcttatttaaaatgcagtaattaactgctttctttactggtcagtatataaaaagaattagcgagcgcaaagttattttttagttagatacacatctttttcatgattacaaaaccagctcagaataaaataatttccatgtcttattacacgacatgtcaagaagtttgagctgatgattcgcgctggcaacatcgcgcaaggaaatttcaacaatgattagccccataattgaccataaatcaagttttacaacatcagaattgatttttttttcaaaaccgcttgctcgctatgctttctcgctgagaagtaaaacctaaagcaaaatatctatcttataattaaaaatcactttagaaagcctttgctcaacttaatttttataaaacacacaattacttacacgcagttcataatctcattttgaaaatacatgtatctgtttgcacaaaaaaactcattttgataaatgggtgcctttttggcgttgacccccccccccccattataattttctgttgcccctgtcccagggagtggagaaaaacatacgttgagaatgccaggatcagatgaccgtggtaataataattattgcaatgtaaatcgcctatagaaaaattatggattatgtgtacacaggtaactatcattattttaatatgtctctatcatgaaattatttttgttttaaatgtacaaaggttaattttttttctcgctcagtcccctcgctcacatacattttaccatgtgtgatggctgccgcctaagtattgttagttcattgttctgtatatcgtaagtttgaaatgccttggccttgggtttccatgccttggccttggcctttggtattgaagccttggccttgggtattaaagccttggccttggaggtttgagccttgactacaacactgaatagccgactaatgccatggttaacttcgaactggttaattccgaacttcacgtttaattaggtttagacaaatattagcttatttgccatggtttaatatgtctagtccgtatacaaaaccagtcctagatctaaaaaaaaattatcttagttctagtctagtctctatatctagactctgatctacgctgtatcagcatggaaccactatatagtgtaccaagggggggggggggggggggaaagactgtccctctgactagtcacaactgattcaggggacgtgccccctttgagaagccaaattaataatttgtaatgtaaaaatgcaatgaaaaagacgtatgtccccttttttgaacgtgaagatctttttttttttttttgcttgtcaatttttttttcagctaagaaatccataatttggggtgaagacccttttttttttttgggggggggggcttgtcacattttttcgcggacgaaatatcctctaaaaaatttgccccccttttggaaaatcctaggtacaccagtgcgtgcatggaacgtattctaacgtcaggcacaaattaacgtcagtgatcttgatccccgtcttcacccaaaattaaggatttcgtagctgaaaaaaattttacaagaaaaaacaaaagatcttcacgttcaaaagaggggacaaacgtcttttttcgttgcattttgacattacaaattattaatttggcttctcaagggggggcacgtcccctggatcagttgtgactcgtcaggggggcagtctgcccccccccccctttggtacactagtggttccatgctgatagcgcgtagatcagagtctagatctagagactagactagaactaagatattttttttagatctaggactggttctgtatacggactagacatattaaaccatggtaaataagctaatattggtccaaacctaataaaacgtaaagttcggaattaacaagttcgaagttaaccatggcattagtcggctattcctattagtattaggcattagacaggtccagatttgaggtagagttaatgcgctagcctaagctagccctacccaagcacatgtcttgccattaatggcagctagtttattaagtgtttaagaatttgatatatatatatatagatctaagcctataaggcctatgtaactatgtaagggtaccggtaatttgacgatgctaattcattctgagcaacgtgaatgcttacgatcggcactggtcgagactaagtccacgcgcatgcgtactctcaatccgaagacgcaagtcatgaatattcatatgtcggtccagaactcggtgggaaaaataatttcgcatcCCGCGCACTGATCTGACATGTCTGACGCGATtgataatataggatttgtgaTTCTTATAACATTTCACACTTCATTGCACTTGCATCATTGCTGAATGTCATCTTCCTTATTATTATTCAAGCTAATATATCAAGCTAATAATAATGCTGTATATACAAGGATATACGTGATATATAAGGAGGACTAAGAATTAATTATCATTcagaattcatgaaaaaggatTAGGAATAAGATTATTTATCGATATTCAATGTCTAAGAAAAAATCCTGCCATTTCATGGCAAAAGAGTTGTTAAACAAGCATTCACTGCAGGACTGAAATAGTTCATACTAGGTGACTGCATGCTAGTTATTATTAaacttattgaatttttaatatgCTATAAAAATATTCCCTTGCAGATTATAGCTTCCACATTTCCCATTTTCCTTACAGCGGATCCAAAAGTCGAAAAGTATTAGAAACTTCATAATTGcattaattaatttcaaataaatgataTTAAGTAAGGCTGTTGTCATGTTTAATTTACTCCGTAGATAAGTCTATACAGCGGGAATGCTTGGAATTGCAGTGGTGTGGATGAAATATGCTTTCTTCATCAATATTCCGATCGACAGCCAGATCTTAATCTTAACTGGCCTGACGTCAGAACACACTTAACGGTAAGTATATTATACTTCGCATATTCATTATAGGAGTTCGTTGAAATTGTCCGAGGCGAAGTTATATTAGACTTAGATCTAGGCTGGAATCACCATGCAGTCATCTCTagatattttaaaattatgatttttttttaatagtgtctattttttttctaaataaaatttaataaatttttaAGTAGATTCTTAAAATTGCAATGGTTTTAGATgctgtatgatgatgatgattatgaatgattatgatgatgatgttgacgatgatgatgacgatgatgatgttgctgatgttgatgatgctgttgatgaaaatgatgatgttgatgacgatgatgatgacgatgatgacgatgatgatgatggtgatgatgatgatgacgatgataatgttgatgacgatgatgctgttgatgatgatggtgataatgatgatttgatgatggtgatgatgatgatgctgttgatgatgattatgattattattttgatgatggGGAAGATGACGTTAATGATGTCCGAAGCTATCCGATCGTCAGCGATtctttgttattgttattattagtagtagcagCACTATGAAgtttttgttattataattatttacattcatttgtaattttatttctttaaatccCATTTTCATAATAATCTAGAATGCTCTTGAGACGTGGTTTACCAGAGGTGTAGATGGGTTTAATATTCGAGGTGTCAGGTATTTCTACGAAGTCAAAGACGTTTCTGATGAACCTGAAAATACAGCTTACCTTCCCATCGGCTCCGATAACGTGGTAAAATTTTGTccaaaatcatgtttatttagtTATGGTGTCGTTGCATGAATTACAATTCATTTGGTACAGAATTCGTTCTTTTTGTATAGCTCCCTCTGTAAAATACTGTTTAGATGTcgaacgctgtttactataacTATCGTTTATAGTTCTAACAAGTGTTAACATTTTAAACAgctatgcttaatttatttgtattaagTATTAAAACttaaactttgttatttatgattttaaacaattatttaagTGTCATTGTCTATACGGTATATTGTGTAAGCCAAGTATGTTGTCTTCCACTGGTATACTTGTGAAGGAGTGCCGGATCCCCCATACTAATAATATAAAGCAAAAGCACTACATTTTGTCTAACTGGCTGTATTGCATTTTTAACATAATAATTTTCATCGAATTTCCTTGAATACCTGCCCTATTCGATTTAAAAACTAAGCAATCTATGACAGAGATTGAAAGAATTTTTAATTAACTATTTATATTTTCAGAGTGCAGCGTAAATGACTCGACCCCCTTCCccgttttttatataaataatctTGTGTCATGCGTACACCATTGTTGCCCCTCTCTCTTTTAGCAATACGATTCACTTCGACATGACTACACTGCCGAGTATGACGGTTTGTCTCACTCGCTTCTGCATTCTTGGAGGGATGGTGTCTTCTACAAATTTTCCACCGCAGGAACTTACAGGTAAACAAAATCTAAACGAAAATATACCGAATCAAGCGTGAGAGTATAGCTGAGGATGGGGGTGCCCTCATATTATTTGCCTATATAGGTAcacaattaaaaataatagGACGTTATTTAAGCCGTCACTTTAACAACAGGTTCTTTAAACTTTTAAgcaaattgtttgttttatttttttcttcaaatagtTTATGCTTTTCAAAACAACCgatttaaaactttaaacaacttgtttaaaactttaaacactAGTTGTTGGAATGATTGGCTTAAACAACGCGCTCAAAATTAAGCAGCGTTTTTCATAGTTGTTGTTTATTCATATAGTTTACGCCACTGGCCCAGGCACCGCTGAGGTAGACCGCCTAGAATTTTGATTTAGCCActttcagtggcgtaatgagccaaaaatttcaaggggctcgatatggcgtatcgcgtatttcgaaatttttattacaaaaatcctaGTTGTGATAGCTTTTgacatattcagaaaattatatcatatttcacccttatcccttttttttcttttttttccttttctatttttttttcttggtcgtgattttttttttgggggggcgggggcaagagcccccaggcccccatctgtacgcccaTGACCGCTTTTGATCAAAGATGATCATCAACGACCTATAATCCATCATCAACGTGCTCTTGAATGCCTCCACAGCATGGAATATGAATCGgttgatataatttcaaatgtatgctataattttaatttatttcaacgCAGTGAACATTGAATTTTAAGATAGaatagaatatatagaaaagaatttgaaagttatgaatttttaaatcaaattttcaatttgcatataattatgatatttatgaatTATCAGTGATAACTGGAAACAAATACACAGAGAAACAAACAGGTATATCATTTGTTAATATACAGAGTGATGCTGACCGACTCTGAGAGCAATACATCTTATGTCCAGTCATACTACGGCACTTCCGATGAAGAGGAAGCAAATCTACCAATGAACTTTAACCTTTTGAAGATGGGTGACCCAATGGGTCAAGGTGGAGAGATTACTGGACGTGAACTTGAAGACTTGATCAGAGATTGGCTCACTAAAATGGACGACAGCAACTGGCCGAACTTTCAGGTATAATGAGATtgttttcaataataataatagtcagttcttgtatagcgcataacacattatgaataacgtctctgcgcttccaaaggacttggatattattactacggctgtagctcaagcagccttcaagcgctcagtgcatttcaaggaataaattcctgccaggaacccattcacttcaccagggttgagtgcagcacaatgtggaagGAAACTACACCCTGGCTGGGATACTTCAAACAAACTTCAAACTACTTCAAACAATTTTCTATAATGTCTTTGTATTCTTTTCAGTTTGTAAGCTGTCATTATATCACTTCTAATTCGCGGTTCTATATTGacactacagtgcgtcccaaaaaaaactatacacttttgaaattgctgccaaataaaaaaatatatcacttttggGGAAGAGacttatatatatggaaagccaataaagtcaactttcaaatgacaccaaaaacttgggaaaatatttatgcttgagcgagcactgcccaacgaaacaaagggtatgaaaattagggtgggctggaattagcctcccaatttctttcaggctttttgtttggtacttgcaaagttgagggctatttggtgaattaatgatcagttgtgatcagtttgttgtttgtgaaaattacatgcgttatcaaattgaaatttaatgcatgagtgatcatgaattgcaatttttagtgcagcattttgactttatcatgtggatctcagcaatgtgttcatgagagtcagATGAGGGgataatatgacttaggtaggcgaagtacgttgatgggataaaggtcagcagaacatttagcaacccctccctccatctctacccCCCTCCACTtctctcctgagagactaagctcgactaggctgggcaggaattagccttacagttttttctagtggttagtcctttggaacttgcaaagctaagggtgttaagctaaattaatgaatgagataactttggtttcttaggcaaattttatgagttactaaattaaaatttaatgcatgagtgaacaggaattgtaattttagtgtagcattttcatcttgttgacctcaaaagtgtgttcgtgagagtcagagtaatgtgatggtacctgttacaagcaaaagggcgagatatgcttggttaaaagggcattcctcttctttttgtccttttacaaatttaaagtcatatgtaccgtccacctccatttcccagtccccctctctctctgtctcacttcctggattgtagcctattcaaagcttaactgccaagtgaccagTGGCTGagtttttttcattgaatgattaccaagaaatttactgattatgatgattaatgaaataatttattgaaaaaaaccctgaatgtttgattgatcacataacacattgaatgagttggtTTACTGATAAAtttttgattaaatgattgataggaaaaagttgaagccccaattcagaatttatcattaaaatcaacattctgctctggacttcacgcgtacatgacaatagccatcaatctctcaacaggaggggagggcagTGAAGAGTAAGGGGGCGGgagctgaatgttctgttgacccttattccttcaacctacttctcccacttaagtcctatctcacccatgaacacattgctgtgATCCACATGAttaagttgaaatgctgccccaaaagagatccaaatgataaagttaaaatgctgcccaaaaagtgtaatttgtgttcactcatacattaaagttcaatttaataatttatgaaatttgcttaaacaaccaaaactggtcacggttgatcattaattcatcacaacgcccttaactttgcaagttgcaaaggatttgcctctcaaaaactgacataaattggaaggctaattccagcccaccctaattttcataccctttgtttcagtgggcagtgctcgctcaagcatgaatagttttctaactttttggtgtcatttgagaGTTGATGTAATTGACTTCCATACATGTAAgtgtttttccccaaagtgctatatttttcatttggcagccatttcaaaagtgtatagttttttttgggacgcactgtatatagaaATACATTTTACCATTTGCTTGtatatattgattttatgtCAGCATTTTGTTTATATCTTTCGTTACGTTTGAATAATGTAATCCGAGAAAGCGTTGCAACATACAGATAATCaggtcactttttttttctgtattcacGTATCGAgtacattatttttgtttctgcaTAGTTATTGTTGTATGTAAATGCTATCGTCAGTATTCAGAACAATTCTGCGAACATAATACTTTCTGAGAGTGTAGTTGTTTTTCTGTAATTGATTTGAGGTTTTGATAGATTCACATTTGCAAAGTAACAAGTAGATATCTTAACAACAAAGCCTATAATGCaagttttatatatttcatttaaacgGTAATCAAACAGATACGCAGTTCAGACTTTCATTTTTGTCTATGCAATGTGAATTCAGTATAAAGTTGGTCAAGATCATTCATAACTatgtaaatatacatttttttcatttgccacCATTAATGAAGACTCGTGTTTCACCCTCATATGTATATACTGTAGACAAgagtggatccaggatttcgaagggggagggggcatttttgtacagatataaaaaaaaataacaagccaccccccaaaaaaaaaaaaagttgatttatgtcaggaatagttttttttttaaaaggcaTTCACTAAAAAATGGAGGTCAttttgctccaggtgaaatttgacaagcaaaaaaaaaaaggatcctCACTGGAGTTTGACCGACATATTCCCCTTTATAATTATTTGCTGTCTCTCAAAAGGGTGGGGGGACAGCACGGGCCAGATGTGCTCCtacctggatccgccactgactAGATTTAAATGGAGTGAACATTGAATAATCTGATGGAAAATGAAGGGCGATCAAGGCGATCATTACAAtgtaattttatcttttttttattttggtaaaaTCAAATCGAATTTCCTATTCTTGTATACTGTTGATGTAATATTCCTGTACAATGAACTCCTTTGATTGTTTGATATTTCAGCTTGGTAATTATGGTGCAAGTCGCATTGCCAGTCGTCTCCGACCTTTGTACAGCAAAGCGGTCAACATCCTACTCCTGACCCTACCGGGCACGCCCATCTGTTACTATGGTGACGAGATAGGGATGGAGAACCTCCGCGACCTTGAGTTTGATCAAGTCAAAGATCGCCGGGGTTTGGA encodes:
- the LOC129264600 gene encoding amino acid transporter heavy chain SLC3A1-like is translated as MENNGFDTLEMKETSKKMEAGEGVSEVNEVERGTPSRPQLSSRPYAGMGKEELLKFSQTPGWRAARWICLLIILAGWCAMLGMAIYLIITTPRCLPWWQSAVVYQIFPRSFADSAAAEDPVEGDIGGDGIGDLQGIIDNVGYLKEIGVNAVLLSSIYKSGGWDNGEDIVDFTMVDEQLGSIDVFENLVQELHDNDIKLILDFIPNHSSVEHDFFKKSEKVVSGDSEVDTDFQNYYTWADGRQGDLPSNWISLYSGNAWNCSGVDEICFLHQYSDRQPDLNLNWPDVRTHLTNALETWFTRGVDGFNIRGVRYFYEVKDVSDEPENTAYLPIGSDNVQYDSLRHDYTAEYDGLSHSLLHSWRDGVFYKFSTAGTYRVMLTDSESNTSYVQSYYGTSDEEEANLPMNFNLLKMGDPMGQGGEITGRELEDLIRDWLTKMDDSNWPNFQLGNYGASRIASRLRPLYSKAVNILLLTLPGTPICYYGDEIGMENLRDLEFDQVKDRRGLDDPSVWQLKTRDYERSPMQWDATTNAGFSSASEDDLYLPVHFNYQQVNVKAQMGDENSVLEVFRRLVALRGDYRALTTNTIKFVASSNEVISYIREKDSEKERFFIALNFGNADSEVDYYHTGDGVSLPLQGLVKIATDHRREGSRVELNKLHLTPGEGVVVLLDEIVNVGSGWWYKFFTPDA